The following are encoded together in the Bubalus kerabau isolate K-KA32 ecotype Philippines breed swamp buffalo chromosome 3, PCC_UOA_SB_1v2, whole genome shotgun sequence genome:
- the NIFK gene encoding MKI67 FHA domain-interacting nucleolar phosphoprotein isoform X3 yields MAAFDGPAKPLLSLNPQEDAKFKKEVAQVRRRATKQQEKQKPTPGVIYVGHLPPTLYETQIRAYFSQFGTVRRFRLSRSKKTGNSKGYGFVEFESEDVAKIAAETMNNYLFGERLLKCHFIPPEKVHEELFREWHMPFKRPSYPAVKRYNQNRSLVQKLRMEERFKKKEKLLRKRLAKKGIDYNFPSLVKVLHKNEEKASNTGPQNSRKHQALRKKKKAASVTPETPEKAVGSQVMS; encoded by the exons ATGGCGGCGTTCGATGGCCCGGCAAAGCCGCTCCTGTCCCTAAACCCGCAGGAGGATGCCAAATTTAAAAAGGAGGTGGCTCAGGTTCGTCGGCGTGCGACCAAG CAACAGGAGAAACAAAAACCTACTCCTGGAGTAATCTATGTGGGCCACTTACCACCAACCCTTTATGAAACCCAGATCCGAGCATATTTTTCCCAATTTGGCACTGTTAGAAGATTCAGACTGTCCAGGAGTAAAAAG ACTGGAAATAGCAAAGGCTACGGCTTTGTGGAGTTTGAATCTGAAGATGTTGCCAAAATAGCTGCTGAAACAATGAACAACTACCTTTTTGGTGAAAGACTCTTGAAGT gtCATTTTATACCACCTGAAAAGGTACATGAAGAACTTTTTAGAGAGTGGCATATGCCATTTAAAAGGCCATCATATCCAGCAGTGAAACGGTACAATCAGAATCGGTCACTTGTTCAAAAGCTACGGATGGAGGAGcggtttaaaaagaaggaaaaattactCAGGAAGAGATTGGCTAAAAAGGGGATTGACTATAATTTCCCTTCATTG GTTAAGGTATTacataaaaatgaggaaaaggcTTCAAACACTGGTCCTCAAAATTCCAGAAAGCACCAG gctTTACGTAAGAAGAAGAAAGCCGCTTCAGTCACTCCTGAGACTCCTGAGAAGGCTGTGGGTAGCCAG GTGATGTCCTGA
- the NIFK gene encoding MKI67 FHA domain-interacting nucleolar phosphoprotein isoform X2: protein MAAFDGPAKPLLSLNPQEDAKFKKEVAQVRRRATKQQEKQKPTPGVIYVGHLPPTLYETQIRAYFSQFGTVRRFRLSRSKKTGNSKGYGFVEFESEDVAKIAAETMNNYLFGERLLKCHFIPPEKVHEELFREWHMPFKRPSYPAVKRYNQNRSLVQKLRMEERFKKKEKLLRKRLAKKGIDYNFPSLVKVLHKNEEKASNTGPQNSRKHQALRKKKKAASVTPETPEKAVGSQDRTLS, encoded by the exons ATGGCGGCGTTCGATGGCCCGGCAAAGCCGCTCCTGTCCCTAAACCCGCAGGAGGATGCCAAATTTAAAAAGGAGGTGGCTCAGGTTCGTCGGCGTGCGACCAAG CAACAGGAGAAACAAAAACCTACTCCTGGAGTAATCTATGTGGGCCACTTACCACCAACCCTTTATGAAACCCAGATCCGAGCATATTTTTCCCAATTTGGCACTGTTAGAAGATTCAGACTGTCCAGGAGTAAAAAG ACTGGAAATAGCAAAGGCTACGGCTTTGTGGAGTTTGAATCTGAAGATGTTGCCAAAATAGCTGCTGAAACAATGAACAACTACCTTTTTGGTGAAAGACTCTTGAAGT gtCATTTTATACCACCTGAAAAGGTACATGAAGAACTTTTTAGAGAGTGGCATATGCCATTTAAAAGGCCATCATATCCAGCAGTGAAACGGTACAATCAGAATCGGTCACTTGTTCAAAAGCTACGGATGGAGGAGcggtttaaaaagaaggaaaaattactCAGGAAGAGATTGGCTAAAAAGGGGATTGACTATAATTTCCCTTCATTG GTTAAGGTATTacataaaaatgaggaaaaggcTTCAAACACTGGTCCTCAAAATTCCAGAAAGCACCAG gctTTACGTAAGAAGAAGAAAGCCGCTTCAGTCACTCCTGAGACTCCTGAGAAGGCTGTGGGTAGCCAG GACAGAACGCTCTCATGA
- the NIFK gene encoding MKI67 FHA domain-interacting nucleolar phosphoprotein isoform X1, whose protein sequence is MAAFDGPAKPLLSLNPQEDAKFKKEVAQVRRRATKQQEKQKPTPGVIYVGHLPPTLYETQIRAYFSQFGTVRRFRLSRSKKTGNSKGYGFVEFESEDVAKIAAETMNNYLFGERLLKCHFIPPEKVHEELFREWHMPFKRPSYPAVKRYNQNRSLVQKLRMEERFKKKEKLLRKRLAKKGIDYNFPSLVKVLHKNEEKASNTGPQNSRKHQALRKKKKAASVTPETPEKAVGSQGPTPVCTPTFLEKRKSEVAKMNDDDKDNEIVFKQPVSGVKEETQETQPPASSKKKRRRKHNQ, encoded by the exons ATGGCGGCGTTCGATGGCCCGGCAAAGCCGCTCCTGTCCCTAAACCCGCAGGAGGATGCCAAATTTAAAAAGGAGGTGGCTCAGGTTCGTCGGCGTGCGACCAAG CAACAGGAGAAACAAAAACCTACTCCTGGAGTAATCTATGTGGGCCACTTACCACCAACCCTTTATGAAACCCAGATCCGAGCATATTTTTCCCAATTTGGCACTGTTAGAAGATTCAGACTGTCCAGGAGTAAAAAG ACTGGAAATAGCAAAGGCTACGGCTTTGTGGAGTTTGAATCTGAAGATGTTGCCAAAATAGCTGCTGAAACAATGAACAACTACCTTTTTGGTGAAAGACTCTTGAAGT gtCATTTTATACCACCTGAAAAGGTACATGAAGAACTTTTTAGAGAGTGGCATATGCCATTTAAAAGGCCATCATATCCAGCAGTGAAACGGTACAATCAGAATCGGTCACTTGTTCAAAAGCTACGGATGGAGGAGcggtttaaaaagaaggaaaaattactCAGGAAGAGATTGGCTAAAAAGGGGATTGACTATAATTTCCCTTCATTG GTTAAGGTATTacataaaaatgaggaaaaggcTTCAAACACTGGTCCTCAAAATTCCAGAAAGCACCAG gctTTACGTAAGAAGAAGAAAGCCGCTTCAGTCACTCCTGAGACTCCTGAGAAGGCTGTGGGTAGCCAG GGTCCCACACCAGTTTGTACACCAACATTTTTGGAGAAACGAAAATCTGAAGTGGCTAAAATGAATGATGATGATAAAGATAATGAAATAGTTTTCAAACAGCCCGTATCTGGTGTAAAAGaagaaacacaggagactcaACCACCTGcaagttcaaagaaaaaaagacgAAGAAAACacaatcagtga